A genomic stretch from Gammaproteobacteria bacterium includes:
- a CDS encoding type III secretion protein has protein sequence MSEDTPQVAVALSYPGKGAPRVAAKGRGDVAERIVELARENDIPLWQDAALAGVLSKVDLGDEIPEALYKAVAEVIAFAWRLRPDTNKI, from the coding sequence ATGAGCGAAGACACGCCACAGGTTGCCGTCGCGCTGAGCTATCCCGGCAAGGGTGCGCCACGCGTGGCCGCGAAGGGCCGCGGTGACGTGGCCGAGCGCATAGTCGAGCTGGCACGCGAAAACGATATTCCTTTGTGGCAGGACGCGGCGCTCGCCGGCGTGTTGTCAAAAGTCGATCTCGGTGACGAGATACCCGAAGCGCTTTACAAAGCTGTGGCTGAAGTCATCGCTTTTGCGTGGCGCCTGCGTCCTGATACAAACAAGATCTAG
- the fliS gene encoding flagellar export chaperone FliS, producing MNNDVSQYQQVSAHGGVAASDPHQLILLLMNGALDAIAVAKGHLRRGEVAGKGANISRAISIIDGLRGSLDHEIGGDLVANLDELYVYMGQRLLQANLRDNADWLDEVSGLLREIKEAWEQIPPEARKVTREGLDAEPAAAAEEVAAASIEQVAV from the coding sequence ATGAACAACGATGTCAGTCAGTACCAGCAGGTCAGCGCCCACGGCGGCGTGGCAGCCTCGGATCCGCACCAGCTCATCCTGTTGCTGATGAATGGTGCGCTCGACGCAATTGCGGTGGCCAAAGGGCACCTGCGGCGTGGCGAAGTGGCCGGGAAGGGCGCAAATATCAGCCGCGCCATTTCCATTATCGACGGTCTGCGTGGTTCGCTCGATCATGAAATCGGTGGTGACCTGGTTGCTAATCTCGACGAGCTGTACGTGTACATGGGCCAGCGTCTGCTGCAGGCCAATCTCAGGGACAACGCCGACTGGCTGGACGAAGTATCCGGCCTGTTACGCGAAATCAAGGAAGCGTGGGAGCAGATCCCGCCGGAAGCACGCAAGGTCACCCGGGAGGGCCTGGACGCCGAGCCGGCAGCCGCAGCCGAAGAGGTAGCGGCAGCCAGTATCGAACAGGTCGCCGTCTGA
- the fliD gene encoding flagellar filament capping protein FliD, producing MPSVTSPGIGSGLDIQSLVSQLVAFEGQNAADRLSRREAGFQATLSGLGTFRAALDSFRSALEPLKDVDKFSARTASSSNEDLFTVSADGTADPGEYSIEVVSLAQSHKLSSAAFASSDDPIGTGTLTISLDTTSFDVEILDLGESSLRNIRDAINAEEKDVIASIVNAQDGAHLVLSSTKTGADNEITVQVSGGDGGLTPFIYDPAGGTTNLSESQAAADAEILIDSFSHLSATNIVSAAIDGLTIELESADPGTPATLSVGLDLDQTRVLIEDFVDAYNSLVRSTGDLTRYDPETKTAGLLQGNSIVTSLTDRMSREFNRTVDGYLRSLRDINLSVALDGTIEIDANPLGLTTDKPTLDEVLAENFNDVSNLFADGENGFAVRFDVLMDEYLQADGLIDSRVDGLNDSIGRINDQRERLDQHLIAVEERYRIQFQSLDSLIASLNNTSGFLGAQLANLPSPAALLGKG from the coding sequence ATGCCATCTGTCACTTCGCCCGGAATCGGTTCGGGTCTCGATATCCAGTCGCTGGTCAGCCAGTTGGTGGCGTTCGAGGGGCAGAATGCAGCCGATCGGCTGTCACGACGCGAGGCCGGATTCCAGGCGACGCTGAGTGGGCTTGGTACCTTTCGTGCGGCACTCGATTCATTCCGCTCCGCGCTGGAGCCGCTCAAGGACGTTGACAAGTTCAGCGCCCGCACCGCCAGCAGCAGTAACGAGGACCTGTTTACTGTTTCCGCGGATGGCACTGCCGATCCGGGTGAATACTCGATCGAAGTTGTCAGCCTGGCGCAGTCACACAAGCTCAGCTCAGCGGCATTTGCCAGTTCCGATGACCCGATCGGTACCGGGACGCTGACGATTTCCCTGGACACTACTTCATTCGATGTTGAAATTCTCGATCTCGGTGAGAGTTCGCTGCGCAATATCCGTGATGCAATCAACGCCGAAGAAAAAGATGTAATAGCCAGCATCGTCAATGCACAGGATGGTGCCCACCTGGTGCTGAGCAGCACAAAAACCGGTGCCGACAACGAAATTACCGTACAGGTAAGCGGTGGTGATGGCGGCCTTACGCCGTTTATCTACGATCCGGCCGGTGGAACTACCAACCTGAGCGAGAGCCAGGCTGCGGCGGACGCAGAAATTCTGATCGACTCATTCTCGCACCTCAGTGCCACGAATATCGTATCCGCGGCGATCGACGGGTTGACGATAGAGTTGGAAAGCGCTGATCCCGGAACCCCGGCCACCCTGTCGGTTGGCCTGGATCTCGATCAGACACGCGTATTAATCGAAGACTTTGTCGATGCGTACAACTCGCTGGTACGTTCGACGGGCGACCTGACCCGTTACGACCCGGAAACGAAGACCGCCGGGCTGTTGCAGGGCAACTCGATCGTCACTTCGCTGACCGACCGCATGTCGCGGGAGTTCAATCGCACCGTCGATGGCTACCTGCGGTCGTTGCGCGATATCAATCTCAGCGTCGCGCTGGACGGTACTATCGAGATTGATGCCAATCCGCTGGGATTGACAACCGACAAGCCAACGCTTGATGAAGTGCTGGCCGAGAATTTTAATGACGTCAGCAACCTGTTTGCCGACGGCGAGAACGGCTTTGCGGTGCGTTTCGATGTGCTGATGGACGAATACCTGCAGGCCGACGGCCTGATCGATTCACGGGTTGACGGGCTCAACGACAGCATCGGGCGTATTAACGATCAACGCGAGCGGCTCGACCAGCACCTGATTGCAGTCGAAGAGCGTTATCGCATCCAGTTTCAGTCACTGGATTCGCTGATCGCCAGCCTGAACAACACCAGCGGGTTTCTCGGCGCCCAGCTGGCCAACCTGCCCAGCCCGGCAGCACTGCTGGGCAAGGGCTGA
- a CDS encoding tetratricopeptide repeat protein, with the protein MTENAGWWDELKRRNVVRVGIAYAVMGWIAAQAAQILFEVFEAPAWVAKVVVSLIVLGFPFAIFFAWAFELTPQGLKRTYEVDADESITHNTGRKVDFVIIVALAVAVIFLGWDKLSNRNQPAATAATAQITDGAPVLPAGGGGKDPASIAVLPFVNMSADPEQEFFSDGISEELLNLLARIPNLKVAARTSSFAFKGRNENISAIADTLKVAKVLEGSVRKAGTKLRITAQLIEADTGYHLWSDTFDRELDDVFAIQDEIAAAIVTALEQTLGLRGAAPATARTSNLEAYNAYLEGRQLMEQRGQGPLEAAQVMLEKAVALDPEFAPAYSSLAEAVLLLPGYRGAFSNREAIERAQPLVERALELAPDSADSLVAQAFLLEQDQRPEEAIAVYDQVLELNPNMVRALMWRASTLGEVGRYEEQLESLRRAVMLDPLGYVPVQNTAVQLQVRGEFDEAVATIEKLVRVRPSVTSYAGLASILSAQGKKDRAHEIWLKARDIAPDNQGIILGLKWIYSDLDMLEQFRQLESASPLDEVWLVMLERRWPEAAQIMEQLVANEPPGVPSLVRNIAANSQLFAGNPQRALEHFQPVVNSTTGTVGPLFATEADPLVTSVIAARRLAGDGKGAQELIGLLRSYHDETVAAGHADPETLLREAQLLTLEGQTEASMARLREVVDMGWTGGDLLLYWSFMPLHNDPEFQQIHADWERERERQRQAIREQLGLSSSGRSRQIL; encoded by the coding sequence ATGACTGAGAATGCGGGCTGGTGGGACGAACTGAAACGGCGCAACGTGGTGCGGGTTGGTATTGCCTACGCCGTGATGGGGTGGATTGCCGCACAGGCCGCGCAGATACTGTTCGAGGTTTTCGAGGCGCCAGCCTGGGTTGCCAAGGTCGTTGTTTCGCTGATCGTCCTTGGGTTTCCTTTCGCGATTTTTTTCGCCTGGGCCTTCGAGCTGACGCCGCAGGGTCTGAAGCGCACTTACGAGGTCGATGCAGACGAATCGATCACTCACAACACCGGACGCAAGGTGGATTTTGTCATTATCGTTGCGCTTGCGGTTGCGGTAATTTTTCTAGGTTGGGACAAGCTCAGTAATCGCAACCAGCCGGCGGCAACCGCCGCAACGGCTCAAATCACGGACGGTGCCCCGGTATTGCCTGCGGGTGGTGGCGGCAAGGACCCTGCATCAATTGCAGTGTTGCCCTTCGTTAACATGAGCGCCGATCCGGAGCAGGAATTTTTTTCTGACGGCATCTCTGAGGAATTGCTCAATCTGCTGGCACGAATACCAAACCTGAAGGTTGCGGCGCGGACTTCATCGTTTGCCTTCAAGGGGCGTAACGAGAATATCAGCGCGATCGCCGACACCCTGAAAGTTGCAAAGGTGCTCGAGGGCAGCGTGCGCAAGGCCGGAACAAAGTTGCGTATCACCGCGCAGCTGATCGAAGCCGACACTGGCTATCACCTCTGGTCCGATACTTTCGATCGCGAACTCGACGACGTGTTTGCAATCCAGGATGAAATCGCTGCAGCGATCGTTACTGCGCTGGAGCAGACGCTGGGGCTCCGCGGAGCGGCGCCGGCGACGGCGCGAACTTCCAATCTCGAAGCCTACAACGCCTATCTCGAGGGCCGGCAGCTGATGGAGCAGCGTGGCCAGGGCCCGCTGGAGGCGGCGCAGGTCATGCTGGAGAAGGCCGTCGCGCTGGATCCGGAATTTGCGCCGGCCTATTCATCGCTGGCCGAAGCGGTGTTGTTGTTGCCCGGTTACAGGGGTGCATTTTCGAACCGTGAAGCGATCGAGCGGGCACAACCGCTGGTCGAGCGGGCGCTGGAGCTGGCGCCGGACTCCGCTGACTCGCTTGTGGCACAGGCGTTCCTGCTGGAACAGGACCAGCGTCCGGAAGAGGCAATTGCAGTCTATGATCAGGTGCTCGAGCTAAATCCAAATATGGTGCGGGCACTGATGTGGCGGGCCAGCACCCTCGGCGAAGTTGGGCGTTACGAAGAGCAGCTCGAGAGTCTGCGCAGGGCCGTAATGCTCGATCCGCTGGGTTATGTGCCGGTGCAGAACACCGCGGTGCAGCTCCAGGTCCGGGGAGAATTCGATGAGGCGGTCGCAACGATAGAGAAGCTGGTGCGCGTGCGACCGTCAGTTACCAGCTACGCCGGCCTTGCCAGCATACTCTCGGCCCAGGGCAAGAAAGACCGTGCACATGAGATATGGCTAAAGGCGCGCGATATCGCGCCCGATAACCAGGGCATCATTTTGGGCCTCAAGTGGATTTATAGCGACCTGGACATGCTTGAGCAGTTCCGGCAGCTGGAGTCAGCGAGCCCACTGGACGAAGTCTGGCTGGTGATGCTGGAGCGGCGCTGGCCCGAGGCCGCGCAAATCATGGAACAGCTCGTTGCGAACGAACCACCGGGCGTGCCGAGCCTCGTGCGCAACATTGCTGCGAATTCACAGCTGTTCGCCGGGAATCCGCAACGGGCACTGGAGCATTTTCAGCCTGTCGTCAATAGTACAACCGGGACTGTCGGGCCGCTGTTCGCTACTGAAGCCGATCCCCTGGTTACGAGCGTGATTGCAGCGCGGCGTCTCGCCGGGGACGGAAAAGGGGCACAGGAGCTCATTGGCCTGCTGCGTTCCTATCACGACGAGACTGTAGCAGCAGGACATGCCGATCCCGAGACGCTGCTTCGCGAAGCCCAGTTGCTGACACTCGAAGGTCAGACTGAAGCGTCGATGGCGCGACTGCGCGAGGTGGTCGATATGGGCTGGACCGGCGGTGACCTTCTCCTGTACTGGTCATTCATGCCGCTGCACAACGACCCGGAATTTCAACAGATACACGCCGACTGGGAGCGCGAGCGTGAACGCCAGCGCCAGGCAATACGCGAACAGCTTGGACTGTCGTCGTCGGGCCGCTCCCGTCAGATCTTGTAG
- a CDS encoding flagellar hook-length control protein FliK — MPTSRIPADALRAPAAATTRATGPAAAAVLRTPAVSNAWQLGTLLDAIALSDSVDGRVRLQIGARVVDAQTSLPLRSGQTLRLEVAETGRTVVLRNVAEQNTAETIKAGMRQSLPRQLPQTRVLEAAMQLAKPDVRLPPQLNAVVTKLIETVQTAATLTRPEGLRAAVRESGTFLESRLAAAAGEPVSRAHVAGNDWKAGLLRFRDQLAQLQQRLAAGGNTRPAAANTLPRVTSAAHPAPAVVVTHSAPVQQSTAAVMLVVQTRAPLPAVPVTVQSLVTVQSPAANLQHAAPPMRHALPQPQPVNQQPAAMPGEPLLLLGDLINKSDGALARVRLNQLASITPDTSPRHVWLLELPVQHPDGRAEIVPLRIERDDESGGLQQQAAWTVDLAFDLGRRGALRARVALRAGKVSASFWADADDTRAEVSGRLGQLEDALKKKELDVGSLTCGGSQPIDPAPPESGLLEAKA; from the coding sequence ATGCCTACCAGCAGAATTCCCGCTGACGCGCTACGCGCGCCGGCCGCCGCTACCACGCGCGCGACCGGACCTGCCGCAGCCGCCGTGCTGCGCACACCCGCAGTCAGCAATGCCTGGCAGCTTGGTACGCTGCTCGATGCAATAGCGCTCAGTGACAGTGTCGACGGGCGAGTGCGGCTGCAGATCGGCGCCCGTGTTGTTGACGCTCAGACTTCGCTGCCGTTACGCAGCGGCCAGACGCTGCGGCTCGAAGTCGCCGAGACCGGCCGCACCGTTGTGCTGCGAAATGTAGCCGAGCAAAACACAGCCGAAACCATAAAAGCGGGCATGCGCCAGTCGCTGCCACGGCAGCTGCCGCAGACCCGGGTGCTCGAGGCTGCGATGCAATTGGCAAAGCCCGACGTGCGCCTGCCGCCGCAGCTCAATGCTGTGGTGACGAAGCTGATTGAAACTGTACAGACTGCTGCGACACTGACCCGGCCGGAAGGCCTGCGCGCGGCGGTGCGCGAGTCCGGCACTTTCCTGGAAAGCCGCCTGGCTGCCGCGGCAGGCGAACCGGTCAGCCGTGCACACGTGGCGGGCAACGACTGGAAGGCCGGTCTGCTGCGCTTCCGAGACCAGCTGGCGCAACTGCAGCAGCGACTTGCCGCAGGCGGTAACACGCGCCCGGCGGCAGCAAACACCTTGCCGCGGGTTACGAGTGCAGCGCACCCGGCACCGGCAGTCGTAGTCACCCATTCGGCACCGGTGCAGCAATCAACCGCTGCCGTAATGCTGGTCGTACAGACCAGAGCGCCGTTGCCGGCAGTGCCGGTTACCGTGCAGAGTCTGGTTACTGTGCAGAGTCCGGCCGCAAACCTGCAGCACGCAGCGCCGCCCATGCGTCATGCGCTGCCGCAGCCGCAGCCGGTGAACCAGCAGCCTGCCGCCATGCCCGGCGAACCGCTGTTACTGCTGGGCGACCTGATAAACAAGAGTGACGGCGCGCTGGCACGGGTGCGTCTGAACCAGCTCGCGTCGATTACTCCCGATACCTCGCCGCGACACGTCTGGCTGCTGGAGCTGCCGGTACAGCATCCCGATGGCCGTGCCGAAATAGTGCCGCTGCGGATCGAACGGGATGACGAGAGCGGCGGTTTGCAGCAGCAGGCGGCGTGGACAGTCGACCTCGCTTTTGACCTGGGTCGTCGTGGCGCATTGCGCGCACGGGTCGCGTTGCGGGCCGGCAAGGTCTCGGCATCATTCTGGGCCGACGCCGATGACACCCGCGCCGAGGTCAGCGGCAGGCTTGGCCAGCTCGAAGATGCACTGAAGAAAAAAGAGCTCGATGTCGGCAGCCTGACCTGCGGGGGTAGCCAGCCCATTGATCCGGCACCGCCGGAAAGCGGATTGCTGGAGGCAAAGGCATGA
- a CDS encoding flagellar protein FliT — protein MNVGSERAEQLEEIFRLCTDIEGAVRNADWDAAGTLLSRRHHLLELAFADTPTTADEVRQLHEVAEQVMTFDRQLMPVAEKARGEAAAELKNLRRGRAAADAYQQNSR, from the coding sequence TTGAATGTCGGAAGCGAACGCGCAGAGCAACTGGAAGAAATATTCCGGCTGTGCACCGACATCGAGGGCGCTGTGCGCAACGCCGACTGGGATGCAGCAGGGACGCTGCTCTCACGTCGGCATCATTTACTGGAACTCGCGTTCGCTGATACCCCGACCACCGCAGACGAGGTCCGGCAGCTGCACGAAGTTGCCGAGCAGGTTATGACTTTTGACCGCCAGCTGATGCCGGTGGCAGAAAAGGCGCGGGGCGAGGCCGCAGCCGAGCTTAAAAACCTGCGTCGCGGTCGCGCTGCCGCAGATGCCTACCAGCAGAATTCCCGCTGA